One window of the Salvia splendens isolate huo1 chromosome 1, SspV2, whole genome shotgun sequence genome contains the following:
- the LOC121806400 gene encoding DNA repair protein RAD50-like isoform X1 — MEELFQYMKTLRSQINDVADHAAKMSVEEHMQSITIENLQKDLDLVRNDTKQVKEEADRIARAKGEICLKILERQRKIASLEADFYTLCKTLELMHQERLSLSAKLVDRSAHYKNVTEDLSGQLTEQQKWVKTQNFGSTTKDDLVDENNDGIKDFPDGVDKIIMKDFEAAEAKFDEIKQLKSNLVLENTKLKQSLELVKAKMTDFKVTSNSPELRDMSEKSLEEEIQALLSDKAGEAEYVQSLELQIMRLKEISHKVRCSCGEEYNVKLD, encoded by the exons ATGGAGGAATTGTTTCAGTACATGAAGACGCTGCGCTCTCAGATCAACG ATGTGGCGGATCACGCAGCTAAAATGTCAGTGGAAGAGCATATGCAGAGCATTACTATTGAGAATCTCCAAAAGGATCTCGATTTAG TGAGGAATGATACTAAGCAAGTCAAGGAAGAAGCTGATCGGATAGCTAGAGCCAAGGGGGAGATCTGCTTGAAGATTCTGGAAAGACAGAGGAAAATTGCTTCTCTTGAAGCTGATTTCTACACTCTATGTAAG ACTTTGGAGCTAATGCATCAGGAAAGACTGAGCTTGTCAGCAAAACTTGTGGACCGAAG TGCCCACTATAAGAATGTTACTGAGGATCTCAGTGGACAGCTAACTGAACAACAG AAGTGGGTCAAAACTCAAAATTTTGGCTCAACAACCAAAGATGACTTG GTAGATGAAAATAACGATGGAATAAAAG ATTTTCCTGATGGTGTGGACAAAATCATTATGAAGGATTTTGAAGCTGCTGAGGCTaagtttgatgaaataaagcAGCTAAAATCAAATCTTGTTTTGGAGAATACTAAG CTGAAGCAGTCTCTTGAGCTAGTGAAGGCTAAAATGACCGACTTTAAGGTGACTTCCAATAGT CCAGAACTTAGGGACATGAGTGAGAAAAGCTTGGAAGAGGAGATTCAGGCACTCTTATCCGATAAAGCTGGAGAAGCTGAGTACGTGCAATCCCTTGAACTTCAGATTATGAGATTGAAA GAAATCTCACACAAAGTAAGGTGCTCATGTGGTGAGGAATACAATGTTAAGCTGGATTAA
- the LOC121806400 gene encoding uncharacterized protein LOC121806400 isoform X2, with the protein MEELFQYMKTLRSQINDVADHAAKMSVEEHMQSITIENLQKDLDLVRNDTKQVKEEADRIARAKGEICLKILERQRKIASLEADFYTLCKTLELMHQERLSLSAKLVDRSAHYKNVTEDLSGQLTEQQKWVKTQNFGSTTKDDLVDENNDGIKDFPDGVDKIIMKDFEAAEAKFDEIKQLKSNLVLENTKLKQSLELVKAKMTDFKPELRDMSEKSLEEEIQALLSDKAGEAEYVQSLELQIMRLKEISHKVRCSCGEEYNVKLD; encoded by the exons ATGGAGGAATTGTTTCAGTACATGAAGACGCTGCGCTCTCAGATCAACG ATGTGGCGGATCACGCAGCTAAAATGTCAGTGGAAGAGCATATGCAGAGCATTACTATTGAGAATCTCCAAAAGGATCTCGATTTAG TGAGGAATGATACTAAGCAAGTCAAGGAAGAAGCTGATCGGATAGCTAGAGCCAAGGGGGAGATCTGCTTGAAGATTCTGGAAAGACAGAGGAAAATTGCTTCTCTTGAAGCTGATTTCTACACTCTATGTAAG ACTTTGGAGCTAATGCATCAGGAAAGACTGAGCTTGTCAGCAAAACTTGTGGACCGAAG TGCCCACTATAAGAATGTTACTGAGGATCTCAGTGGACAGCTAACTGAACAACAG AAGTGGGTCAAAACTCAAAATTTTGGCTCAACAACCAAAGATGACTTG GTAGATGAAAATAACGATGGAATAAAAG ATTTTCCTGATGGTGTGGACAAAATCATTATGAAGGATTTTGAAGCTGCTGAGGCTaagtttgatgaaataaagcAGCTAAAATCAAATCTTGTTTTGGAGAATACTAAG CTGAAGCAGTCTCTTGAGCTAGTGAAGGCTAAAATGACCGACTTTAAG CCAGAACTTAGGGACATGAGTGAGAAAAGCTTGGAAGAGGAGATTCAGGCACTCTTATCCGATAAAGCTGGAGAAGCTGAGTACGTGCAATCCCTTGAACTTCAGATTATGAGATTGAAA GAAATCTCACACAAAGTAAGGTGCTCATGTGGTGAGGAATACAATGTTAAGCTGGATTAA
- the LOC121806350 gene encoding probable sucrose-phosphate synthase 4 isoform X2, whose translation MELGRDSDTGGQVKYVVELARVLANMEGIHRVDLLTRQITSPEVDSTYSEPIEMLSCPYDGVDSCGAYLVRIPCGPSDKYIPKESLWPYIGEFVDGALSHIVTMARALGDSGKPAWPYVIHGHYADAGEVAARLSAVINVPMVLTGHSLGRNKLEQLLKHGRLSREDIDSSYNIIRRIEAEELGLDSAEIVVTSTKQEIEEQWGLYDGFDLQLERKLRIRRRRGVSCLGRYMPRMVVIQPGMDFSSVAEELSLDSEGDLKSMIGADKKRPMPPIWSEIMRFFTNPHKPMILALSRPDPKKNITTLLKAFGECQPLRELANLTLILGNRDDIEEMPNSSSSVLTTVLKFVDKYDLYGQVAYPKHHKQPEVPEIYRLAAKTKGVFINPALVEPFGLTLIEAAAYGLPVVATKNGGPVDILKALNNGLLVDPHDEKAISDALLKLFANKNLWKECRRNGLKNIHKFSWLEHCRSYLSQVEHCRNYHPTNLLSVMPIPEEPLSESLRGIEDLSLKFSIEVDVKANGEPDAETSNQQKIIDFILKQKATSVGKSVKIYCPGRRQRLCVIAIDSYNSNGSPAEELPLIIKNAIQVSESKCTGIGFVLLTGMSLQETKEMLGSEVKLEDFDALVCSSGSEMCYPWRDLVSDQDYESHIEHRWPGENVKAIVTRLASVEDDDVQLSRCSSRCYSYSVKPKAKVHKINDLRQRLRMRGLRCNTVYTHAASRLNVIPLFASRAQALRYLSVRWAVEMEKVILFMGERGDTDREELLGGVHKTVILRYSVVYDSESKVHSEDSVSISQDNKRVTLAEGFEVHDISKA comes from the exons ATGGAGCTTGGACGAGACTCTGATACTGGTGGTCAG GTTAAGTATGTTGTGGAATTAGCTCGGGTGTTGGCCAACATGGAAGGGATACACAGAGTGGATCTTCTCACGAGACAGATTACTTCGCCTGAGGTTGACTCCACCTATAGTGAACCTATTGAGATGCTTTCATGCCCCTATGATGGAGTTGATAGCTGTGGGGCCTACCTTGTCCGAATCCCTTGTGGCCCGTCTGATAA ATACATACCAAAAGAGTCTCTCTGGCCTTACATAGGTGAGTTTGTTGATGGAGCTCTCAGCCACATCGTCACCATGGCAAGAGCTTTGGGAGACTCTGGAAAACCGGCATGGCCTTATGTTATCCACGGCCACTATGCAGATGCAGGAGAAGTCGCAGCGCGCTTGTCTGCTGTCATAAATGTGCCAATGGTGTTAACGGGGCACTCCCTGGGTAGGAATAAATTGGAGCAGCTACTCAAACACGGCAGGCTTTCTAGGGAGGACATCGACAGCTCCTACAATATAATAAGGAGGATCGAGGCTGAGGAGTTGGGGTTGGATTCGGCTGAGATAGTAGTGACAAGCACCAAGCAAGAGATCGAAGAGCAGTGGGGTTTGTATGATGGATTTGATCTACAGTTGGAGAGGAAGCTGAGGATAAGGAGACGGAGAGGAGTGAGCTGCCTCGGAAGATACATGCCAAGGATGGTG GTTATACAACCAGGTATGGACTTCAGCAGTGTGGCAGAGGAACTATCATTAGACAGTGAAGGAGATCTCAAATCAATGATTGGTGCTGACAAGAAACGTCCCATGCCTCCGATATGGTCAGAG ATTATGCGTTTTTTCACCAATCCTCACAAGCCTATGATACTAGCATTGTCCCGTCCAGATCCAAAGAAAAACATAACAACTCTACTCAAGGCTTTTGGAGAATGCCAGCCCCTTCGAGAACTGGCAAACTTG ACACTAATATTAGGAAACAGAGACGATATTGAGGAAATGCCCAACAGTAGCTCATCTGTGCTTACAACAGTACTCAAGTTCGTTGACAAGTACGATTTGTATGGACAGGTAGCTTATCCAAAGCATCACAAGCAACCCGAAGTTCCTGAAATATATCGCCTGGCAGCCAAAACCAAG GGCGTTTTCATCAATCCAGCTCTAGTCGAACCATTCGGTCTCACTCTCATAGAG GCTGCAGCTTATGGACTACCCGTTGTTGCCACAAAAAACGGTGGACCTGTTGACATATTAAAG GCACTCAATAACGGTCTGCTTGTCGACCCACATGATGAGAAAGCCATCTCAGATGCTCTTCTAAAGCTCTTTGCTAACAAAAACCTCTGGAAAGAATGTCGCAGGAATGGCCTGAAAAATATTCACAAGTTCTCATGGCTGGAGCACTGTCGTAGCTACCTCTCGCAAGTTGAGCATTGCAGAAACTACCACCCGACAAATCTTCTTTCTGTCATGCCGATTCCTGAGGAACCACTGAGTGAATCACTCCGTGGCATTGAGGACCTATCTCTGAAGTTCTCTATTGAAGTGGATGTAAAGGCTAATGGGGAACCTGATGCTGAAACTAGCAACCAGCAGAAAATCATTGATTTTATTCTAAAGCAAAAGGCGACTTCGGTTGGAAAATCAGTAAAAATTTACTGTCCAGGGAGAAGGCAACGGTTGTGTGTGATAGCCATTGACAGTTATAACAGTAATGGAAGCCCTGCTGAGGAATTGCCATTGATTATCAAGAATGCTATTCAGGTCTCGGAATCGAAGTGTACAGGGATAGGCTTTGTACTATTGACAGGCATGAGTTTGCAGGAGACGAAGGAAATGTTGGGGAGTGAGGTAAAGTTAGAAGACTTCGATGCACTGGTTTGTAGCAGTGGAAGTGAAATGTGTTATCCTTGGAGAGATTTGGTTTCAGACCAAGACTACGAATCCCACATTGAGCACCGTTGGCCAGGTGAGAATGTGAAAGCAATAGTAACGAGGCTTGCCAGTGTAGAGGACGATGATGTGCAGCTCAGTCGATGTAGCTCACGATGCTACTCATATAGTGTCAAACCTAAAGCAAAG GTTCATAAAATAAACGATCTAAGGCAGAGGCTACGTATGAGAGGCCTAAGGTGCAACACGGTCTATACTCATGCTGCATCGAGATTGAATGTTATACCATTGTTTGCATCAAGAGCTCAAGCACTAAG ATATTTATCTGTGAGATGGGCTGTAGAGATGGAAAAGGTGATTCTATTCATGGGGGAAAGAGGGGACACGGACCGTGAAGAATTACTCGGAGGTGTTCACAAAACTGTTATCCTCAGATATTCTGTTGTTTATGATAGTGAGAGTAAAGTGCATAGTGAGGACAGCGTGTCCATCTCTCAGGATAACAAAAGAGTAACTCTGGCAGAGGGCTTTGAAGTTCATGACATTTCCAAAGCCTAG
- the LOC121806350 gene encoding probable sucrose-phosphate synthase 4 isoform X1, translating into MGENEWVNGYLEAILDVGSARNGKRDAESQGRNQKKSFSNSVRSKLDEEMLKFDRIDIEKHKIFTPTRYFVEQVVIGFDEADLHRTWAKMIATRNSRHRNNRLENMCWRIWHLARRKKQMARDAAQKLVQRRFDREKARSDAAQDLSDLSEGERDKGESNQTGSIANIPRISSDTQHWPDHQSRQLYIVLISLHGLVRGENMELGRDSDTGGQVKYVVELARVLANMEGIHRVDLLTRQITSPEVDSTYSEPIEMLSCPYDGVDSCGAYLVRIPCGPSDKYIPKESLWPYIGEFVDGALSHIVTMARALGDSGKPAWPYVIHGHYADAGEVAARLSAVINVPMVLTGHSLGRNKLEQLLKHGRLSREDIDSSYNIIRRIEAEELGLDSAEIVVTSTKQEIEEQWGLYDGFDLQLERKLRIRRRRGVSCLGRYMPRMVVIQPGMDFSSVAEELSLDSEGDLKSMIGADKKRPMPPIWSEIMRFFTNPHKPMILALSRPDPKKNITTLLKAFGECQPLRELANLTLILGNRDDIEEMPNSSSSVLTTVLKFVDKYDLYGQVAYPKHHKQPEVPEIYRLAAKTKGVFINPALVEPFGLTLIEAAAYGLPVVATKNGGPVDILKALNNGLLVDPHDEKAISDALLKLFANKNLWKECRRNGLKNIHKFSWLEHCRSYLSQVEHCRNYHPTNLLSVMPIPEEPLSESLRGIEDLSLKFSIEVDVKANGEPDAETSNQQKIIDFILKQKATSVGKSVKIYCPGRRQRLCVIAIDSYNSNGSPAEELPLIIKNAIQVSESKCTGIGFVLLTGMSLQETKEMLGSEVKLEDFDALVCSSGSEMCYPWRDLVSDQDYESHIEHRWPGENVKAIVTRLASVEDDDVQLSRCSSRCYSYSVKPKAKVHKINDLRQRLRMRGLRCNTVYTHAASRLNVIPLFASRAQALRYLSVRWAVEMEKVILFMGERGDTDREELLGGVHKTVILRYSVVYDSESKVHSEDSVSISQDNKRVTLAEGFEVHDISKA; encoded by the exons ATGGGAGAGAACGAGTGGGTTAACGGGTATTTGGAGGCGATATTGGACGTTGGAAGTGCAAGGAATGGGAAGAGGGATGCAGAGAGCCAAGGAAGAAACCAAAAGAAGAGCTTCAGCAACAGTGTAAGGAGTAAACTTGATGAGGAGATGTTGAAGTTTGACAGGATAGATATCGAGAAGCATAAGATATTCACTCCTACTAGGTACTTTGTTGAACAAGTTGTCATTGGCTTCGATGAGGCCGATCTCCATAGAACATGGGCCAAG ATGATAGCTACTAGGAATTCTCGTCATCGCAACAACAGGCTTGAGAATATGTGCTGGCGTATTTGGCATCTCGCCCGCAGAAAGAAGCAG ATGGCAAGGGATGCAGCGCAAAAACTAGTGCAACGGAGATTTGATAGAGAAAAAGCGCGTAGTGATGCTGCACAGGATCTTTCTGATCTGTCTGAGGGCGAGAGGGACAAAGGAGAGTCTAATCAAACTGGCTCGATCGCAAACATTCCAAGAATTAGTTCGGATACTCAGCATTGGCCAGATCACCAATCCCGACAACTTTATATTGTTCTCATAAG TCTTCATGGCCTGGTTCGCGGAGAAAATATGGAGCTTGGACGAGACTCTGATACTGGTGGTCAG GTTAAGTATGTTGTGGAATTAGCTCGGGTGTTGGCCAACATGGAAGGGATACACAGAGTGGATCTTCTCACGAGACAGATTACTTCGCCTGAGGTTGACTCCACCTATAGTGAACCTATTGAGATGCTTTCATGCCCCTATGATGGAGTTGATAGCTGTGGGGCCTACCTTGTCCGAATCCCTTGTGGCCCGTCTGATAA ATACATACCAAAAGAGTCTCTCTGGCCTTACATAGGTGAGTTTGTTGATGGAGCTCTCAGCCACATCGTCACCATGGCAAGAGCTTTGGGAGACTCTGGAAAACCGGCATGGCCTTATGTTATCCACGGCCACTATGCAGATGCAGGAGAAGTCGCAGCGCGCTTGTCTGCTGTCATAAATGTGCCAATGGTGTTAACGGGGCACTCCCTGGGTAGGAATAAATTGGAGCAGCTACTCAAACACGGCAGGCTTTCTAGGGAGGACATCGACAGCTCCTACAATATAATAAGGAGGATCGAGGCTGAGGAGTTGGGGTTGGATTCGGCTGAGATAGTAGTGACAAGCACCAAGCAAGAGATCGAAGAGCAGTGGGGTTTGTATGATGGATTTGATCTACAGTTGGAGAGGAAGCTGAGGATAAGGAGACGGAGAGGAGTGAGCTGCCTCGGAAGATACATGCCAAGGATGGTG GTTATACAACCAGGTATGGACTTCAGCAGTGTGGCAGAGGAACTATCATTAGACAGTGAAGGAGATCTCAAATCAATGATTGGTGCTGACAAGAAACGTCCCATGCCTCCGATATGGTCAGAG ATTATGCGTTTTTTCACCAATCCTCACAAGCCTATGATACTAGCATTGTCCCGTCCAGATCCAAAGAAAAACATAACAACTCTACTCAAGGCTTTTGGAGAATGCCAGCCCCTTCGAGAACTGGCAAACTTG ACACTAATATTAGGAAACAGAGACGATATTGAGGAAATGCCCAACAGTAGCTCATCTGTGCTTACAACAGTACTCAAGTTCGTTGACAAGTACGATTTGTATGGACAGGTAGCTTATCCAAAGCATCACAAGCAACCCGAAGTTCCTGAAATATATCGCCTGGCAGCCAAAACCAAG GGCGTTTTCATCAATCCAGCTCTAGTCGAACCATTCGGTCTCACTCTCATAGAG GCTGCAGCTTATGGACTACCCGTTGTTGCCACAAAAAACGGTGGACCTGTTGACATATTAAAG GCACTCAATAACGGTCTGCTTGTCGACCCACATGATGAGAAAGCCATCTCAGATGCTCTTCTAAAGCTCTTTGCTAACAAAAACCTCTGGAAAGAATGTCGCAGGAATGGCCTGAAAAATATTCACAAGTTCTCATGGCTGGAGCACTGTCGTAGCTACCTCTCGCAAGTTGAGCATTGCAGAAACTACCACCCGACAAATCTTCTTTCTGTCATGCCGATTCCTGAGGAACCACTGAGTGAATCACTCCGTGGCATTGAGGACCTATCTCTGAAGTTCTCTATTGAAGTGGATGTAAAGGCTAATGGGGAACCTGATGCTGAAACTAGCAACCAGCAGAAAATCATTGATTTTATTCTAAAGCAAAAGGCGACTTCGGTTGGAAAATCAGTAAAAATTTACTGTCCAGGGAGAAGGCAACGGTTGTGTGTGATAGCCATTGACAGTTATAACAGTAATGGAAGCCCTGCTGAGGAATTGCCATTGATTATCAAGAATGCTATTCAGGTCTCGGAATCGAAGTGTACAGGGATAGGCTTTGTACTATTGACAGGCATGAGTTTGCAGGAGACGAAGGAAATGTTGGGGAGTGAGGTAAAGTTAGAAGACTTCGATGCACTGGTTTGTAGCAGTGGAAGTGAAATGTGTTATCCTTGGAGAGATTTGGTTTCAGACCAAGACTACGAATCCCACATTGAGCACCGTTGGCCAGGTGAGAATGTGAAAGCAATAGTAACGAGGCTTGCCAGTGTAGAGGACGATGATGTGCAGCTCAGTCGATGTAGCTCACGATGCTACTCATATAGTGTCAAACCTAAAGCAAAG GTTCATAAAATAAACGATCTAAGGCAGAGGCTACGTATGAGAGGCCTAAGGTGCAACACGGTCTATACTCATGCTGCATCGAGATTGAATGTTATACCATTGTTTGCATCAAGAGCTCAAGCACTAAG ATATTTATCTGTGAGATGGGCTGTAGAGATGGAAAAGGTGATTCTATTCATGGGGGAAAGAGGGGACACGGACCGTGAAGAATTACTCGGAGGTGTTCACAAAACTGTTATCCTCAGATATTCTGTTGTTTATGATAGTGAGAGTAAAGTGCATAGTGAGGACAGCGTGTCCATCTCTCAGGATAACAAAAGAGTAACTCTGGCAGAGGGCTTTGAAGTTCATGACATTTCCAAAGCCTAG
- the LOC121806365 gene encoding SUN domain-containing protein 4-like, whose amino-acid sequence MQRSRKALLQRRAVKEAICGRSRLYKVSLSVVIVLWGVVFLLLTWIGHGDGQTERSEYSINATRWGEEEVSFGKDVNNRLSMDEHPSHGTTRWDEDEASLDRDVNPGSTDGNTHPSDGTTRSGEGEVPFDREVNRRVYVDGHPSAGTVSENGYTDDNKSESLVKLAKESSESAAVRKDSPGNMEKDKSLTNELSCGVHIGLDEFKNKAFSSKTKHATGKPGSIMHRSEPGGEDYNYASASKGAKVLSFNKEAKGASNILNSDKDKYLRNPCSTEEKFVVIELSEETLVDAIKIANFEHHSSNLKDFELLGSAVYPSDSWVNLGNFSAQNMKHAQDFVLPEPKWARYLKLNLLSHHGLEFYCTLTFIEVYGVDAVEKMLEDLISAQDKVPPSGEILDGKKSGSSQHMSIEVAGDEDLVEETDTMIRTPEEIRHKQVNRMPGDTVLKILMKKVRSLDLNLAILERYLEEISSRYGDIFKEFDRDIGHKGVLLEKIISDLRSLSRSNEDMSEEISELLSWKSLVSVQLDSILKEHALLRLEVVTVRRDQTHMENKGIVIFVVCVVFGFMAIVRSFADKVVQNMKMNVNSCSDCVSRKFCSEKSSWFYLLLSCSITIIILSL is encoded by the exons ATGCAGAGGTCACGGAAAGCTCTTCTACAAAGAAGAGCGGTAAAGGAGGCAATTTGTGGCAGAAGTCGCTTGTATAAGGTCTCTCTTTCTGTTGTTATCGTTCTATGGGGCGTTGTGTTTCTCTTACTTACATGGATCGGCCATGGCGATGGCCAAACAG AAAGATCAGAGTATTCTATTAATGCAACAAGATGGGGTGAAGAAGAAGTGTCTTTTGGCAAGGATGTAAATAATAGATTATCTATGGATGAACATCCATCACATGGAACTACGAGATGGGATGAAGACGAAGCGTCCCTTGACAGGGATGTAAATCCTGGATCAACAGATGGAAATACACATCCATCAGATGGAACTACGAGATCGGGTGAAGGTGAAGTCCCTTTTGATAGGGAGGTGAATCGGAGAGTATATGTAGATGGACATCCATCGGCTGGAACAGTCTCTGAAAATGGTTATACCGATGATAATAAGAGTGAATCACTTGTTAAATTGGCAAAAGAAAGTTCTGAATCAGCTGCCGTAAGGAAAGATTCGCCTGGGAATATGGAGAAGGACAAGTCATTAACCAACGAGTTGTCCTGTGGAGTACATATAGGTCTTGATGAATTCAAGAACAAAGCATTTAGCTCGAAAACTAAACATGCAACGGGTAAACCTGGAAGCATAATGCATAGATCAGAGCCTGGTGGAGAGGACTACAATTATGCTTCTGCTTCTAAAGGAGCGAAGGTTTTGTCTTTCAATAAGGAAGCCAAGGGCGCTTCTAATATATTGAACAGTGACAAAGACAAGTACCTTAGAAACCCTTGCTCAACCGAAGAGAAATTTGTTGTGATAGAGCTTTCTGAAGAAACGTTGGTCGACGCTATTAAGATAGCAAACTTTGAGCATCACTCTTCTAATTTGAAGGATTTTGAATTATTAGGCAGTGCTGTTTACCCTAGTGATTCATGGGTAAATCTTGGAAATTTTAGTGCTCAAAACATGAAACATGCTCAGGACTTTGTTCTTCCGGAGCCAAAATGGGCGAGATACCTTAAACTGAACTTGTTGAGTCATCATGGTTTGGAGTTCTACTGCACACTAACGTTCATTGAAGTGTACGGTGTTGATGCTGTTGAGAAAATGCTTGAGGATCTGATTTCAGCTCAAGATAAGGTGCCCCCATCTGGGGAAATATTAGACGGTAAGAAGTCTGGTTCGAGCCAACACATGAGCATTGAAGTTGCGGGTGATGAAGATCTAGTTGAAGAAACTGATACTATGATCAGAACCCCTGAAGAAATCCGTCATAAACAAGTAAATCGGATGCCTGGGGATACCGTTCTTAAAATTCTAATGAAAAAGGTTAGATCTCTGGATCTGAATCTAGCTATTCTTGAGCGGTACCTAGAGGAGATTAGTAGCAGATACGGAGACATTTTCAAGGAATTTGATAGAGATATTGGACACAAAGGCGTACTTCTAGAGAAGATAATATCTGATCTCCGGAGCCTATCTAGAAGCAATGAGGATATG AGCGAGGAGATCAGTGAGCTTTTGTCTTGGAAATCTCTTGTTTCCGTGCAGCTGGACAGTATACTCAAAGAGCATGCCCTCCTCAG ATTGGAAGTGGTGACGGTAAGAAGGGATCAAACTCACATGGAGAATAAGGGAATTGTGATATTTGTTGTTTGTGTGGTATTTGGATTTATGGCAATTGTGAGGTCATTTGCAGATAAGGTGGTACAGAATATGAAGATGAATGTGAATAGTTGCAGTGATTGTGTTTCCAGGAAATTTTGTTCAGAGAAGTCATCCTGGTTTTACTTATTGCTCAGCTGTAGTATTACTATAATTATTCTCTCATTATAG
- the LOC121793064 gene encoding RNA-binding protein 7-like isoform X1 — protein MADNPKSTVYIGNLDERVSDRVLYDILIQAGRVVDLYIPRDRETDKPKGYAFAEYESDEVAEYAVKLFSGLVTLYKRTLKFAISGQDRPSASLSTPPANVSSAKPRQHHKNTEPYSHSPRLFASCQFSERKTTYPEVLPDISMHRSSGYRSYHDSTEYDYSRRVFGSVLDSVSRGSSRRYDVRDSLNRDRYY, from the exons ATGGCGGATAATCCTAAATCTACCGTATATATTG GAAACCTGGATGAGAGAGTTAGTGATAGGGTGTTGTATGACATTCTAATTCAGGCAGGTCGGGTAGTAGACTTATATATCCCCCGAGACAGGGAGACTGATAAACCAAAAGGGTATGCTTTTGCGGAATATGAATCGGATGAGGTAGCTGAGTATGCTGTCAAGCTTTTCTCTGGTCTTGTAACTCTTTACAAAAGGACATTGAAGTTTGCG ATTTCCGGACAAGACAGACCCTCTGCTTCCCTTTCAACCCCACCAGCAAATGTTTCTTCTGCCAAACCAAGGCAGCACCACAAGAATACagaaccttactcacattctcCGAGGTTATTTGCATCATGTCAGTTTTCAGAGCGTAAGACTACTTATCCAGAAG TTCTCCCTGATATATCTATGCACCGATCTAGTGGGTATAGATCATACCATGACAGCACCGAATATGATTACAGTCGAAGAGTGTTTGGTTCAGTATTGGATAGTGTTAGTCGTGGTAGCTCGAGACGTTATGATGTGCGTGATTCATTGAATCGTGATCGGTATTactga
- the LOC121793064 gene encoding spliceosome-associated protein 49-like isoform X2 yields the protein MADNPKSTVYIGNLDERVSDRVLYDILIQAGRVVDLYIPRDRETDKPKGYAFAEYESDEVAEYAVKLFSGLVTLYKRTLKFAISGQDRPSASLSTPPANVSSAKPRQHHKNTEPYSHSPRLFASCQFSERKTTYPEVGVVQLMVEGDESNNHVDVEEGEIPCTD from the exons ATGGCGGATAATCCTAAATCTACCGTATATATTG GAAACCTGGATGAGAGAGTTAGTGATAGGGTGTTGTATGACATTCTAATTCAGGCAGGTCGGGTAGTAGACTTATATATCCCCCGAGACAGGGAGACTGATAAACCAAAAGGGTATGCTTTTGCGGAATATGAATCGGATGAGGTAGCTGAGTATGCTGTCAAGCTTTTCTCTGGTCTTGTAACTCTTTACAAAAGGACATTGAAGTTTGCG ATTTCCGGACAAGACAGACCCTCTGCTTCCCTTTCAACCCCACCAGCAAATGTTTCTTCTGCCAAACCAAGGCAGCACCACAAGAATACagaaccttactcacattctcCGAGGTTATTTGCATCATGTCAGTTTTCAGAGCGTAAGACTACTTATCCAGAAG TTGGTGTGGTGCAATTAATGGTAGAAGGTGATGAGAGCAACAACCATGTTGATGTTGAAGAAGGTGAAATTCCTTGCACAGATTGA